TCGGACGGGTGCGGCCGCTCCGGCAGGTCCAGGCCGGCCGACCTGATCGCGTCCCAGATGCCGTCGGCGTCCAGTGCGTCCTTCATCACACCGTGCCCCGCGCGGTACCGGCCGCCGATGCCGCGCACGTTGCCGACGAGGACGATCTGCGCCCGGTCGAGCTCCACGCCGGACGAGCACGACGCCACCGACGAGTACAGCGACAGGTCCCGGTGGATCTGCTCGGCGGACGGCGGCTCGATCTCGCCGAGCGCCACGGCGATGCCGAGCGCGGTCGTGGAATTGGAGATGTCCATCGACTTGAGGGTGTCCTCGGTGACGACGTCGCGGCCGCGGGACTTGGCGTCGTTGATGGTGTCGAGGGTGAGCAGCGGCGTCTTGGTCTGCACGTAGTGGACGTCGGCGGGGTCGTCGATCCCGGCGATCTTCATGGCCTCGCGGACGCCGGCGGCGACCGTCTCGACCATCGCGGGACGGCCGATGTCCTCGGGCAGGATGACGTCGCTCATCGCCACGCCGACCGACACGCGGGGCTCGTCGGTCCGGGGCGCCTTCGCGGGGTCGACGGTGGCGAACACGGTGGCGTGCGGGCTGAGGACGCCGTCGGTGCCGCCCGACCACACCAGCGGGACCTGGCCGACCTCCTCCGCGGACCTGGTCCCCTTCTCCAGCAGCACCTCGCGGAACGCGCGGTCGGCCAGCAGGCGGGTGTAGTCGTTCACGCCGCCGTTGCCCTCGGTCTTGCCGATGACGGCGAGCACCCGGTCGGCCTCCAGCACGCCGTCGTCGATCAGCCGGGCCAGCCCGGACGCGTCGGTGACGCTCTCGATGGGGACCTTGCGGACTTCGATCGGATCGGGCACGTTGATCGCTCCTCAGCTGCTCTGGTGATCGTTTCCTACCCGGGGCTCCGGTTCGACGACCGTCCCGGCCCTGCCGTGCGCGGCCTCGCCGAGCCGCGCCAGCGACGCGATCGCGGCGCGCCGCCCGCCGGCGGCGACGAACCGCCGCACCGCCTCCACCTTCGGTCCCATGCTGCCGCCGGCGAAGTGCCCGGCGGCGGCCAGCTCGGCCAGCTCCGCGGGGGTCGTCCGGTGCAGCGGGCGCGCCCGCGGCGTGCCGAACCCGGCCACCGCGTTCTCGACGTCGGTCGCGATGACCAGGACGCCCGCGCCGAGCCGCCGGGCCAGCAGCTGCGCCGCGAGGTCCTTGTCGATGACGGCCTCGACGCCGCGCAGCGTCCCGTCCGCCTCCACCACCGGCGCCCCGCCGCCGCCCGCGGCGACCACGACGTACCCGGCCTCCAGCAGCGCCGCGGCGGCGTCCGCGTCCAGGATCTCCAGGGGCTCCGGCGAGGCCACCACGCGCCGCCAGCCGCGCTCGCCGAACGGGCGCCACGTCTCGCCGCGCGCCATGGCGCGGCGCGCGTCCGCCTCCGGGAAGTACCGGCCGATGGGCTTCGCGGGGTCGGCGAACGCCGGGTCGGAGGCGTCCACCAGCGTCCGGGTCACGACCGTGGCGACCGGGCGGGACACCCCGCGCGCGGCCAGCGCCCGCTCCAGCGCGTTCATGATCACCATGCCGATGGTGGCCTGGGTCTGCGCGCCGCACCAGTCCAGCGGGACCGGCGGCACCACGCCCGCGGCGAGCTGGTTCTTGATGAGCAGGTTGCCGACCTGGGGCCCGTTGCCGTGCGTGAGGGCGACGTCCGCGCCGCCGGCGACCAGCTCCGCGACCGGCGCCATCGCCCGCTCGATGGCCGCCTTCTGCGCGTCCGGCGCGGCGCTGCCGTCCGACGCGGTCATCGCGTTGCCGCCGAGCGCGACCAGGATCCGCTCGCCGCCGAGCGCTCCGCCGCCTTCGCCGCAGTTCCAGCCCACGGCCGAACGCTAGCCCGCGCGGAGGGCGGCGCTCATGGGCGAAACCAGCCCAAGGAGCGCCGCCCGTTCGGCAATCTCCGCCCAACCGGTCAGGGCCGCTCGCCCAGGGACCCCACCCAGCCCGTGCGCAGGTAGGTCACCGACAGGCCCGCGTCGCCGTCCTCGCCGACGAACGACTGGTAGGCCAGCAGTTCGGCCGTCCTCGGGTCGATGACCAGCCGGATGCGCCCCCCGGGACCGGCCATCGACACCGCCGTGCCCCGGCGGCCGTGGTCGTCGGTGACCGCGCCGTCCGCCCGCACGCCCGGCTGCCCGGCCAGGACCCGGTACAGCGCGGCCTTCGTGCCCGGGGTGATCGGGCCCGCCAGCAGGTCCTGCGCGGTCGTCCACACGAAGTACGGGTAGGGGTCGACGTTCTCCCGGCCGCCCGCCTCCCGCGCGTCGGCCGCGTGGCGGCGCCGCAGTTCCCTCTCCAGCCGCCGCGCGTCCACCGGGAGCCTGCGCAGCTCGTCCATGGACAGCTTCTCGTTCCCGATCTGGTACTGGATCGGGATGTCGTAGTTGTTCACCGACGGGGCCCGGTCCTCCTCGGACAGCAGCTCGGGCGACCCGGCCCGGCGCCACTCCGCCTTGTCGCGGGGCGTGGGGAAGGAGGTCTTCACGCCGATGCCGGTGACCGTCCTCGTGCGGTCGCGGGGGGACCGCGCCGTCCAGCTCTCCTCCCCGCCCGTGGTGACGAAGGTGTAGGGAAGCTTCTTGGGCTCCCGCACCCGGCCGGCACGGCCGTCGGACGGGCGCTGCAGCCCGACGCCCGGCAGGTCCGACTCGTACTCGTGCGTCGCCCTGGTCTGGCTGCGCACGTACCAGTAGCGGCCCGCCTCCGCCGGGGCGCGCTCGGCCGTCTCGGCGCCCGCGAGGAGGATCGAGCGCGCGTCGAGGACGCCCCCGGACGGCGCGGCGGGCGCGGCCGGCGCGGGCGCGGAGTCCCCGCCGGTCGTCACGATGACGCCGGCGGCGGCGCAGGCCGCGGCCGCGAGACCGGCGGCCAGCAGGACGGGACGGCGCCCGCGGGCCCGGCGGCGGAGCCCGGTGTCCGCCTCGGCGGGGGTGTTCGTCTCGGCGGAGCCGTTCATGGCGCGCGCGAGGTCGTGGTCGCGGCGGCGCGCGTACCCCTCGTCCGCCAGGTCGTCCAGGGCGGCGGGGCGCAGCGCGCGGAAGGTCGTGTCGGTCCTCATGCCGTCTCCTGTGGTCATCGGGCCGCCTCCTCGGCGACGTGGGCGGCCGGGGCGGTCCGGCCGGTGGTGCCGCTGCCCGTGCGGGTGCCGGTGCCGGTGTCGGTTCTGGCGCCGGCGGCGCCGGGGGCGTCCAGGGCGCGGGCCAGCCGCCGCCGCGCCCGGTGGAGCCGGACGGCGAAGGCGGGCGCCGAGCAGCCCACGACCTTCGCCGCCTGCCGGGAGTCGAGACCGTGCCAGTTGACGAGCGCGAGGATCTCCAGATCGCGTTCGGGCAGCGCGGCGACGGCCGCCAGCGCGGTCTCGCGTTCCACGACGTGCGCGGCGACGTCCCAGGCCGCGAGGTCCTGGGGCGTGGTCAGCGCCCGGATGCGCTCGGCCAGGGCCCGCCCCCGCCGGCCCCGGTCGCGCTGCTTGTGCAGCAGGTTGCGGGCGACGCCGAGCAGCCAGGGCAGCGCCGGGTCGCCGACGTCGTCCAGCCGCCGCCAGGCGATCAGGAAGGTCTCGCCCGCGATGTCCTCCGCCGTGTGGGGCTCGGCATGGGTGAGCGCGTACGCCAGCACGCGCCGGTGGTTCTCGTCGTACAGGCGGGTGAACCGTGATTCGGGATCATCCACGAAGACCTCATCTCGAAGTGGGGCATCGTGACGTAATCCCTCGGGGGCCGCGCGATTTACAGCCGCGGCCGGGATTTCTCAGCGCAGCCGGGCGAGGCGCTCCACGGCCTCGTCGATCACCTCGTCGCGCTTGCAGAACGCGAAGCGGACGAAGTGCGCGCCGGCGTCGGCGTGGTCGTAGAACACCTGCGACGGGATCGCGACGACGCCCGCCCTCTCCGGCAGGGCGCGGGTCAGCTCGATGCCGTCGGAGAAGCCCAGCGGCCGGATGTCGGCCTGCACGAAGTAGGTGCCCTGCGGCCGGTACGCGGTGAACCCGGCGGCCTCCAGGCCGGTGATGAGGCGGTCCCGCTTGGCCTGGAGCGACTTGCGCAGCTCCTCCACCCAGGGGATCTCGTTGGCCAGCGCGTACGCGGCGGCCCGCTGGTAGGGGGCGCTGACGGCGTAGGTGAGGAACTGCTTCACCGTCTGGACCGCCCGGATGTAGGGGGCGGGGGCGGTCACCCAGCCGGTCTTCCATCCGGTGACGGAGAACGACTTGCCCGCCGACGACACCGACACCGTCCGCTCGCGCATGCCGTCGAGGGTCGCCAGCGGGATGTGCTCGGCGTCGTCGAACGTCAGGTACTCGTAGACCTCGTCGGTGACGGCGACCAGGTCGCGCTCGCGGCAGACGTCCGCGATGGCCTCCAGCTCGGCGCGGGTGAACACGGTCCCGGCCGGGTTGTGCGGCGAGTTCACCAGGATCGCGCGGGTGCGGGGGCCGACGGCGGCCCGCAGCTCGTCGGGGTCGAAGGTGAACCGCCCCTCCACCGGGCGCAGCATGACGGGCCTGCGGACCGCCCCGGCGAGCGCGATCACGGCCGCGTAGGAGTCGTAGTACGGCTCGAAGACGACGACCTCGTCCCCGGGCTGGGCCAGCGCGAGCACCGACGCGGCGATCCCCTCGGTGGCGCCCACGGTCACGAACACCTCGGTCGCCGGGTCGTACGTCAGCCCGTACCGCTCCCGCCGCTGCGCCGCCACGGCCTCGCGCAGCTCCGGCAGCCCGGGGCCGGGCGGATACTGGTTGTCGCCCGACCTGATGGCCTCCATCGCGGTCTCCAGCACGCCCTCCGGGCCGCCGGTGTCCGGGAAGCCCTGGCCGAGGTTGATCGCACCGGTCCGGACGGCGAGGGCCGACATCTCGGCGAAGATCGTCTCGCCGAATCCCTGCATGCGCGCTACGAGAGGCTCACCCACGCCGACAAGGGTAACGGCGCCGGACCCGTCTCCCACGCCGGGCGGCGGAGACGGCGCGGGGCCGGGACGCCCGTCGCGCGCGTGGCCCGGCGGTCGTCCTGAGGCGGTCAGGCGGGCGTCACGGGGCGGTCAGGCGGGTCTTGACGACCTTGCCCATCGCGTTGCGCGGCAGCGCGTCCACCAGGTGCACCACGCGGGGGCGCTTGTGCACCGACAGGCTGCCGGCGACGAAGTCGATGAGCTGCTTCTCCTCCACCCCGTCCGCGACCACGAAGGCCGTGACCTGCTCGCCGAGGTCGTCGTGGGGCGTGCCGACGACCGCGGCCTCCCGCACGGCGGGGTGCGCGAGCAGCGCGTTCTCGATCTCGCCAGCGCCGATGCGGTAGCCGCCGCTCTTGATGAGGTCGGTGGACGCGCGGCCGACGATCCGGTGCCAGCCGTCCGGGCCGATGGTGGCGATGTCGCCGGTGCGGAACCACCCGTCCTCGGTGAACGACGCGGCGGTGGCGTCGGGACGGTTGAGGTACCCCTTGAACAGCAGCGGCGCGCGGACGTGCAGCTCCCCCGGCGTCTCCCCGTCGTGCGGGACGGGGGCGCCGTCCTCCCCCCTCAGGCGGGTCTCGACGCCGGGCAGGGGCGTGCCGACGTATCCAGGGCGCCGGTCGCCGTCGGCGCGCGCGCTGACCGTGATGAGGGTCTCGGTCATGCCGTAGCGCTCGACGGGCCGGTGGCCGGTGAGCTCCGACAGCCGCTCGAACACGGGCACGGGCAGGGGCGCGCTGCCGGAGACCAGCAGGCGCGCGCCGCCGAGCGCCCGCGCGGCCGACGGGTCGCCCGCCGTCCTCGACCAGACGGTGGGGACGCCGAAGAACAGGCTCCCGCCGTCGTCCTGCGCCGCCGCCGCGTACGCCTCGGGCTTGGGGCGGCCCGTGTGGATCAGCGGCGACCCCACCCGCAGCGCCCCGAGCACGCCGAGGATGAGGCCGTGCACGTGGAACAGCGGGAGCCCGTGGACGAGCACGTCCTCCGGAGTCCAGGCCCAGGCGCCGGCGAGGGCGTCGAGCCCGGCGGCGATCGCGCCCCGCGAGATCAGCACGCCCTTGGGGGCGCCGGTCGTCCCGCTCGTGTAGAGGATCATGGCCGTCGCGTCGGCGTCCGCGCCGGACCGCTCGCCGCCGTTGCGCGGGAGCGCGTCGACGGGCACCAGCGGCGGCTCCCCGTCCGCCCGTTCCGCGCCGCCCGCGGCCAGCAGCAGGCTCGCGCCCGAGTCGCCGAGGATGTGGGCGCGCTCGGCGGGCCCCGAGTCGGGCGGCACCGGCACCACCGGGACGCCCGCGAGGACGCCGCCGACGACGGCCGCGACCGTCTCCGGCGTCGCGGTGGCGTGGACGGCGACGGAGTCCGCGCCGCGAATCTCGGCGGCGACGGCCGACGCCCATCCGAGCAGCTCGTCGCGCCCCAGTTCCCGTCCGGCGATCCGCACCGGGCCGCCGTTCTCCCCGAGCAGGTCCATCACTCGCCCCTCTCCCTGTCGTCCGGCCGGTCCGTTTCGTCCCGCCGGTCCGCCTGGTTCCGCCGGTCCATCTCGTCCAGCCAGGCCCGGACCGCCTCATTGTGCTCGCCGAGGAGGGGCGGCGCACGGTGCTCGCGCGGCGGCGCCCCGTCGAACCGCAGCGGCGGCCCCGGCAGCTCGATCCGCCCGAGCTGCGGGTGGTCGACCTCGACGACGAGGCCCTGCGAGCGGGTCTGCTCCCACTCGTACACCTCGTCGATCGACCGGATGGCCCCGGCGGGGACGCCCGCCTCGCCGAGCCGCGCCAGCCACGTCTCGCGGGTGTCGCCGGCGAGGACCCGCTCGATGTCGGCGGTCAGCTCGGCGCGGCGCGCGGACCGGTCCGGGATCGTCGCGTACCGGGGGTCGTCGGGGTCGAGGCCGACGACCGGCGCGAACCTGCGCCACAGGCCCTGGTTGGCGACGCCGATCTGGATCGGCCCGTCCTTGCAGCGGAACGTTCCATACGGCGCGATCGACGGGTGGTCGTTGCCGGCGGACTCGGGGACCTCGCGCGCGACCGTCCAGCGCGTCCCCTGGAACATGTGCGCGCCGACGACCGACGCCAGCAGCGACGTGCGGACGACCGCGCCGCGCCCGGTGCGCTCCCGCTCGTACAGGGCGGCCAGCACCCCGGCGACGCCGTTGCCCGCCGCGAGGATGTCGGCGATCGACAGGCCGACCTTGCTCGGCGTGCCCGGCGGCCCCGTCACGCTCATGACGCCCGCCTCGCCCTGCACGATCGCGTCGTAGCCGGGGCGGCCGCCCTCCGGCCCGTCGTGCCCGAACCCGGTGATCGACAGGACGATGAGGCGGGGGTTCAGCTCGTGCAGCCGCCCGACCGGGAAGCCGAGCCGGTCGAGGACGCCCGGCCGGAAGTTCTCCACGAGCACGTCGGCGTGCCGGACCAGCCTCTCCAGGGTGTCCCTGCCGTCGCCGGACTTCAGGTCGAGGGTGATCGACTCCTTGTTCCGGTTGACCGACAGGTAGTAGGTGCTGACGCGCTCCCGCCCGGCGAACGGCGGGCCCCAGCCGCGGGTCTCGTCCCCGCCGGGCTGCTCGACCTTGATCACCCTCGCGCCGAGGTCGGCGAGCGTCATCGTGGCCTGCGGGCCCGCCACGACGCGGCTGAGGTCGACGATCACGACGCCTTCGAGCGGTCCGGGCAAGGACGTCCTCCTTCGGGGGGCGGGCACCTGGAAGTATGCCGTCCGCGGGCCCGGAGGGCGACGGATCAGCGTCTCAGGACCGTCTCGCGCCCCACGCGCGACAGCTTCTCGGGATTGTGGACGAAGTACAGGCCGGTGATGAGCCCGTCCTCGACCCGGACCGCCACGACCCCGTCGAGCTCCGCGCCGAGCCGCAGCACGAGCCCCGGCCACCCGTTGAGCTGGACCGGCACGGCCGAGACCCGGTCGCCGACTCGCTCCCAGCCCGCGACCAGCAGGCGGGCCACCTTGCGCGCGCCGACGACGGGGCGCGGCACGGCCTTCCGGACTCCCCCGCCGTCGCTCAGGAGGACGACCTCCGGCGCGAGGACGTCGAGCAGGCCCTGCAGGTCACCGGTCTCGACCGCCCGGTGGAACGCCCGGAGGGCGGCCCGGGTCTGCGCCGGGGAGACGGGGTCGCGGGGCCGCCGGGCGGCGACGTGCGAGCGCGCCCGGTGCGCGATCTGGCGTACCGACGCCCGGTTCCTGCCGACGGCCTCGGCGATCTCGCCGTAGGGCAGGTCGAACACCTCGCGCAGCACGAACACGGCCCGCTCGACCGGGTTGAGGGACTCCAGCACCACCAGCATCGCCATGGAGACGCTGTCGGCCAGCACGACGTCCTCGGCGACGTCCGGGGCGGTCAGCAGCGGCTCGGGCAGCCAGGACCCGACGTAGTTCTCCCTGCGGCGGCCGAGCGTCCGCAGCCTGCCCAGCGCCTGCCGGGCGGCGATCCGCACCAGGTACGCACGGTGGTCGCGCACCGCGCCGAGGTCGACGTCCGCCCACCG
The sequence above is drawn from the Actinomadura hallensis genome and encodes:
- a CDS encoding RNA polymerase sigma-70 factor; the encoded protein is MSQCGAGSADPATETFVAHRDLLFTVAYELLGSASDAEDVLQETWMRWADVDLGAVRDHRAYLVRIAARQALGRLRTLGRRRENYVGSWLPEPLLTAPDVAEDVVLADSVSMAMLVVLESLNPVERAVFVLREVFDLPYGEIAEAVGRNRASVRQIAHRARSHVAARRPRDPVSPAQTRAALRAFHRAVETGDLQGLLDVLAPEVVLLSDGGGVRKAVPRPVVGARKVARLLVAGWERVGDRVSAVPVQLNGWPGLVLRLGAELDGVVAVRVEDGLITGLYFVHNPEKLSRVGRETVLRR
- a CDS encoding CaiB/BaiF CoA transferase family protein, which gives rise to MPGPLEGVVIVDLSRVVAGPQATMTLADLGARVIKVEQPGGDETRGWGPPFAGRERVSTYYLSVNRNKESITLDLKSGDGRDTLERLVRHADVLVENFRPGVLDRLGFPVGRLHELNPRLIVLSITGFGHDGPEGGRPGYDAIVQGEAGVMSVTGPPGTPSKVGLSIADILAAGNGVAGVLAALYERERTGRGAVVRTSLLASVVGAHMFQGTRWTVAREVPESAGNDHPSIAPYGTFRCKDGPIQIGVANQGLWRRFAPVVGLDPDDPRYATIPDRSARRAELTADIERVLAGDTRETWLARLGEAGVPAGAIRSIDEVYEWEQTRSQGLVVEVDHPQLGRIELPGPPLRFDGAPPREHRAPPLLGEHNEAVRAWLDEMDRRNQADRRDETDRPDDRERGE
- a CDS encoding ring-opening amidohydrolase, which translates into the protein MPDPIEVRKVPIESVTDASGLARLIDDGVLEADRVLAVIGKTEGNGGVNDYTRLLADRAFREVLLEKGTRSAEEVGQVPLVWSGGTDGVLSPHATVFATVDPAKAPRTDEPRVSVGVAMSDVILPEDIGRPAMVETVAAGVREAMKIAGIDDPADVHYVQTKTPLLTLDTINDAKSRGRDVVTEDTLKSMDISNSTTALGIAVALGEIEPPSAEQIHRDLSLYSSVASCSSGVELDRAQIVLVGNVRGIGGRYRAGHGVMKDALDADGIWDAIRSAGLDLPERPHPSDLGDRLVNVFLKCEADPSGSVRGRRNIMLDDSDVHWHRQIKACVGGVAASVTGDPAVFVSVAAVHQGPSGGGTVAAIADLG
- a CDS encoding carbamate kinase, with the protein product MGWNCGEGGGALGGERILVALGGNAMTASDGSAAPDAQKAAIERAMAPVAELVAGGADVALTHGNGPQVGNLLIKNQLAAGVVPPVPLDWCGAQTQATIGMVIMNALERALAARGVSRPVATVVTRTLVDASDPAFADPAKPIGRYFPEADARRAMARGETWRPFGERGWRRVVASPEPLEILDADAAAALLEAGYVVVAAGGGGAPVVEADGTLRGVEAVIDKDLAAQLLARRLGAGVLVIATDVENAVAGFGTPRARPLHRTTPAELAELAAAGHFAGGSMGPKVEAVRRFVAAGGRRAAIASLARLGEAAHGRAGTVVEPEPRVGNDHQSS
- a CDS encoding CU044_5270 family protein, whose product is MRTDTTFRALRPAALDDLADEGYARRRDHDLARAMNGSAETNTPAEADTGLRRRARGRRPVLLAAGLAAAACAAAGVIVTTGGDSAPAPAAPAAPSGGVLDARSILLAGAETAERAPAEAGRYWYVRSQTRATHEYESDLPGVGLQRPSDGRAGRVREPKKLPYTFVTTGGEESWTARSPRDRTRTVTGIGVKTSFPTPRDKAEWRRAGSPELLSEEDRAPSVNNYDIPIQYQIGNEKLSMDELRRLPVDARRLERELRRRHAADAREAGGRENVDPYPYFVWTTAQDLLAGPITPGTKAALYRVLAGQPGVRADGAVTDDHGRRGTAVSMAGPGGRIRLVIDPRTAELLAYQSFVGEDGDAGLSVTYLRTGWVGSLGERP
- a CDS encoding acyl-CoA synthetase, giving the protein MDLLGENGGPVRIAGRELGRDELLGWASAVAAEIRGADSVAVHATATPETVAAVVGGVLAGVPVVPVPPDSGPAERAHILGDSGASLLLAAGGAERADGEPPLVPVDALPRNGGERSGADADATAMILYTSGTTGAPKGVLISRGAIAAGLDALAGAWAWTPEDVLVHGLPLFHVHGLILGVLGALRVGSPLIHTGRPKPEAYAAAAQDDGGSLFFGVPTVWSRTAGDPSAARALGGARLLVSGSAPLPVPVFERLSELTGHRPVERYGMTETLITVSARADGDRRPGYVGTPLPGVETRLRGEDGAPVPHDGETPGELHVRAPLLFKGYLNRPDATAASFTEDGWFRTGDIATIGPDGWHRIVGRASTDLIKSGGYRIGAGEIENALLAHPAVREAAVVGTPHDDLGEQVTAFVVADGVEEKQLIDFVAGSLSVHKRPRVVHLVDALPRNAMGKVVKTRLTAP
- a CDS encoding pyridoxal phosphate-dependent aminotransferase; the encoded protein is MGEPLVARMQGFGETIFAEMSALAVRTGAINLGQGFPDTGGPEGVLETAMEAIRSGDNQYPPGPGLPELREAVAAQRRERYGLTYDPATEVFVTVGATEGIAASVLALAQPGDEVVVFEPYYDSYAAVIALAGAVRRPVMLRPVEGRFTFDPDELRAAVGPRTRAILVNSPHNPAGTVFTRAELEAIADVCRERDLVAVTDEVYEYLTFDDAEHIPLATLDGMRERTVSVSSAGKSFSVTGWKTGWVTAPAPYIRAVQTVKQFLTYAVSAPYQRAAAYALANEIPWVEELRKSLQAKRDRLITGLEAAGFTAYRPQGTYFVQADIRPLGFSDGIELTRALPERAGVVAIPSQVFYDHADAGAHFVRFAFCKRDEVIDEAVERLARLR
- a CDS encoding RNA polymerase sigma factor; protein product: MDDPESRFTRLYDENHRRVLAYALTHAEPHTAEDIAGETFLIAWRRLDDVGDPALPWLLGVARNLLHKQRDRGRRGRALAERIRALTTPQDLAAWDVAAHVVERETALAAVAALPERDLEILALVNWHGLDSRQAAKVVGCSAPAFAVRLHRARRRLARALDAPGAAGARTDTGTGTRTGSGTTGRTAPAAHVAEEAAR